From bacterium:
TCTTCAAGTTTCAAATCTTTAAGAGGAGGGCGCAGGGTCACATCGTAACAAGTAACATTGTGCGAACATGATAAATTGAACATCGAACAGTCAACATTCAACTTCGAACGTTGAATCAGAAAAATAGGGAGAACATGGATATACATGATGTTCAGGATGGTTTTAGGGAAATGCACTACCTTTTTATCCTGTGTATCCTGTCTATCGATGTTTGAATTTCGGGGCGCGCAGGGTTCAGGGCGCGCAGGGTCTCCACATTCGACATTTTCCCTTTCGTCGCGGGAGGCCAAGTATTGTTGGCGACCCGTTGTTCAAACCAACGGTACATCGCAGCATCATCCACGGCGTATTCACCCCGTGCGGATTTCCATACCATTGCGGGGGTGCGATGGCGCAGGGCTTCCAATGCGTTTTGCACTTTTTGCGGGGTAACGCCTGTGCCGGTCTTTTCCTGGTAGAAGGTCAACGTTTCCCCGTCGTAGGGACGGAATCGTGCCCCTTGTGACAACAACCGCCATAAGACCGCCTGCTCCAACGGCTTGAGGCTAAGATAGTCGGATTCCATTTGCGCTTCATCGTCCCTCTGGCGTTGTCGGGCGGCCTCCAGGACGGCAGCCTCGAAACGCCCCGTCGCATCCGAGAGCGGACTGAGCGCGGTTCCCAGCGCTTCCATGAAAAATTGCGGCCGGGAGCCAAACCCCTGAAACGCCAGGAACAACGTCTCCTCGTCCACAGGTTTGAGATCCGCGTGCCGAGCCTCAATCAATCTGGCGATGTGGTCAATGAAGTCAGTGCCCAGTTCTGGCATATGGTGGATTTGGGATCCATAAAAAGGCGCCCCACCCGTGTTGACCAGACGCATCAGTTTGTCGCGGTCTGAACCGGTCATGACCAGCATGAGTTTGACCTCGCCGGGCCGGTTGAGGTGATCCCGCGCGGATTTGAGCGCCGCCATGGCCGCTTCACCCGCTTCGCTGGTTAACGCATGTTGCGCCTCATCAACGATCAACGCAATTGGCCCCTTTGCGGCTTCATAAAGGGTCTTCAGCGCCTCGGCCAGCGTAACGCCATCCAGTTTTCCAATCTTGCGCGTATCGATCTGTAGCCAACCCGCCACATTGAGGCTATCTACACCAGCGGATTTGGCCAACCGTGCTAAAGGCCCGAGATGTCGCTCCAGCTCCCGGCCGATGGTTTCGGCTATCAAATCTCCCGGATCCCTTCGCTGATCAGCCCATAAATCCACATACGCCACGACAATGCCCTTCCGCTCCAGTGCGGGCTTTAAATCGGCTTGGAGAAAGGTGGATTTCCCCGTACGCCGCGGGGCTGCTAGAAACAGTCCATTCGGGGCATCACTGAAGATAGTCCTACCTTGCAGCGCGGTGGCTAATTCTTCTGCAAGATAC
This genomic window contains:
- a CDS encoding AAA family ATPase, with translation MIHFQRTYLAEELATALQGRTIFSDAPNGLFLAAPRRTGKSTFLQADLKPALERKGIVVAYVDLWADQRRDPGDLIAETIGRELERHLGPLARLAKSAGVDSLNVAGWLQIDTRKIGKLDGVTLAEALKTLYEAAKGPIALIVDEAQHALTSEAGEAAMAALKSARDHLNRPGEVKLMLVMTGSDRDKLMRLVNTGGAPFYGSQIHHMPELGTDFIDHIARLIEARHADLKPVDEETLFLAFQGFGSRPQFFMEALGTALSPLSDATGRFEAAVLEAARQRQRDDEAQMESDYLSLKPLEQAVLWRLLSQGARFRPYDGETLTFYQEKTGTGVTPQKVQNALEALRHRTPAMVWKSARGEYAVDDAAMYRWFEQRVANNTWPPATKGKMSNVETLRALNPARPEIQTSIDRIHRIKR